In Natranaerobius trueperi, a single window of DNA contains:
- a CDS encoding diguanylate cyclase has product MYLFKKSDSTKLALIAIGAIIIIISVLLEFFSFPYVTISGGILTIYSAIWFGVRGGFSISLFSCFIILIYYFVNPDQYILSNVITSFFFYLFLGVIVGLFHDRLKESQKQLIAAQISQRNVEKSLEEERNRFKQYLDIAGVMLLAVDSDGKVTYINQKGCDLLGCNFEDIIGENWFERFFPDVDDKNFINSDKFSELESYVLTYNQQKRLFHFRNTKLTDSEGNIEGILSSAEDITDRRQTENDLKGSEEKFRNLAENIPGVIYLCHYDKSYSMIYLNQDIESLTGYDKSDFLEGKLNLTDLILEKDLDTINKQVTRAIENQKPFYLIYRIKDVLGQIKWLEEKGIGVYKEGKLNHLEGHISDITARKEAEERIRFLSFYDELTGLYNRRFFNEELYRLDTVRQLPLSIILGDVNGLKLINDTFGHFEGDKLLLKAAEAFRESCRKEDVIARFGGDEFIVLLPKTTIEEANNIANRIEDNMKQKQLSHIPPSMSLGVATKDLAHISVHQLIKEAEDKMYEKKLLKSKQVRSDILQSLLKTLREKSYETERHSKRLEVLSVKIGEALNLPLSELQKLSILAKLHDIGKVTIARTILKKKTSLTTEEWKTIKKHPETGYKIALSAPEIAPIAECILYHHERWDGQGYPHGIEGDEIPLLSRIIAIVDSYDVMVSGRCYKKSMPKESAFKEIERCSGRQFDPNLARVFIDIMKEGTKLDTIS; this is encoded by the coding sequence ATGTACTTATTTAAAAAAAGTGATAGTACTAAATTAGCACTAATAGCTATTGGTGCTATAATTATAATAATATCTGTTTTATTAGAGTTTTTTTCTTTTCCCTATGTAACTATTAGTGGTGGTATACTTACTATCTATTCAGCTATTTGGTTTGGTGTTAGAGGTGGATTTTCAATTAGTCTTTTTAGTTGTTTTATTATTTTGATCTATTATTTTGTAAACCCAGATCAATATATTCTATCTAATGTTATAACTAGTTTCTTTTTTTACTTATTTCTTGGAGTAATTGTTGGTTTATTTCATGATAGATTAAAAGAGAGTCAAAAACAGTTAATTGCAGCACAAATATCCCAAAGAAATGTAGAGAAAAGTTTAGAAGAAGAACGTAATAGATTTAAACAATATTTAGATATCGCAGGTGTAATGTTATTAGCAGTCGATAGTGATGGCAAAGTTACATATATTAATCAAAAAGGATGTGACCTATTAGGTTGTAACTTTGAAGATATAATCGGTGAAAATTGGTTTGAAAGATTTTTTCCTGATGTTGATGATAAGAATTTTATTAATTCAGATAAGTTCAGTGAATTAGAAAGTTATGTTCTTACTTATAATCAACAAAAGCGTTTATTTCATTTTCGGAATACAAAATTGACAGATAGTGAAGGGAATATAGAAGGAATCTTAAGTTCTGCAGAAGATATTACAGATAGACGACAAACAGAAAATGATCTTAAAGGAAGTGAAGAAAAGTTTCGAAATTTAGCTGAAAATATCCCTGGTGTTATCTATTTATGTCATTATGATAAAAGTTATAGTATGATCTATCTAAATCAGGACATTGAAAGTTTGACCGGTTATGATAAAAGTGACTTTTTAGAAGGAAAATTAAACTTAACTGATCTAATTTTAGAAAAAGATCTTGATACGATAAATAAACAAGTGACTAGAGCAATTGAAAACCAAAAGCCTTTTTATTTAATTTATCGAATAAAGGATGTATTAGGTCAAATAAAGTGGTTAGAAGAAAAGGGGATAGGTGTTTACAAAGAGGGTAAACTAAACCATTTAGAAGGTCACATTAGTGATATTACAGCAAGAAAGGAAGCTGAGGAACGAATTCGCTTTTTAAGTTTTTATGATGAACTCACAGGCCTTTATAATCGTAGGTTTTTTAATGAAGAACTTTATCGTTTAGATACAGTTAGACAGCTTCCATTAAGTATTATTTTAGGTGATGTAAATGGTTTGAAGTTAATTAATGATACCTTTGGTCATTTTGAAGGTGATAAGTTATTATTAAAAGCAGCTGAAGCTTTTAGAGAATCATGTAGAAAAGAAGATGTTATTGCACGTTTCGGTGGTGATGAATTTATAGTTCTCCTACCTAAAACAACAATAGAAGAAGCAAATAATATAGCAAATCGGATAGAAGATAATATGAAACAAAAACAATTAAGTCATATTCCACCAAGTATGTCACTAGGTGTTGCAACTAAAGACTTAGCACATATTTCTGTTCACCAATTAATTAAAGAAGCAGAAGATAAAATGTATGAAAAAAAGTTACTTAAAAGTAAACAGGTTAGAAGTGATATTTTACAATCATTATTAAAAACCCTAAGAGAAAAAAGTTATGAAACAGAAAGGCACAGTAAAAGGTTAGAAGTTTTATCTGTTAAAATCGGAGAAGCTTTAAACTTACCTTTGAGTGAATTACAAAAACTATCAATCTTAGCTAAACTTCATGATATTGGTAAAGTAACTATTGCTAGAACTATTTTAAAAAAGAAAACGTCATTAACAACTGAAGAATGGAAAACTATCAAAAAACATCCTGAAACAGGTTACAAAATTGCGTTATCTGCTCCAGAGATTGCTCCAATAGCAGAGTGTATTTTATATCATCATGAAAGATGGGATGGACAAGGTTATCCCCATGGTATTGAAGGTGATGAGATTCCACTTTTGTCACGTATTATTGCAATAGTTGATTCTTATGATGTAATGGTATCCGGACGGTGTTATAAAAAATCTATGCCAAAAGAAAGTGCATTCAAAGAGATAGAAAGGTGTAGTGGGAGACAGTTTGATCCCAACCTAGCGAGGGTGTTTATTGACATAATGAAAGAGGGTACTAAATTAGACACAATTTCCTAG
- a CDS encoding O-antigen ligase family protein encodes MNITHKLSDNRLNILATGLSTILIVLSLFSLFDFFFRNFGLPSLLASGWNDALMLAGIVFVLALYKHEKRSFYEKTESDLPYIILLVFSFITVIINGIPPIVAIDGIRVMGQMILWYLIVFYSLKGIKDKDFFEELIKYMLIAATFVALFGIVQYIFAFETPANWIDRDMENIRTRVFSTIGNPNALGGYMIMFIPLAMSLFLRRGGSLLNRSLYLIISIIMGLTLIFTFSRGAWIGLLVGLGLLLVLKDKRFIILFVVALVAMPFILPETVTGRLFHAFSPEYLARSAEAGRLYYWKEAFLRMLDNPIFGTGIGSFGDTVAIRHDMPGAVWVDNHYLKLGAELGITGLGIFLWLVISIFKQAYKNLKRLTDPFAIDLTKGIIAGLFAVIIQNGTASIFEVLVVGSYFWILVGVLYAIPLIYQGDLASDKGEEM; translated from the coding sequence ATGAACATAACACATAAACTTTCTGATAACAGATTAAACATTTTAGCTACAGGTCTTTCAACTATACTTATAGTTTTATCATTGTTTTCATTATTCGATTTTTTCTTTAGAAACTTCGGACTACCTTCTTTATTAGCAAGTGGTTGGAATGATGCCTTAATGCTAGCAGGTATAGTCTTTGTACTAGCTTTATACAAACATGAGAAAAGATCATTTTATGAAAAGACTGAAAGTGATCTACCTTACATTATTTTGTTAGTTTTTTCTTTTATAACTGTGATAATAAATGGAATTCCACCCATTGTAGCTATAGATGGAATTCGTGTCATGGGACAGATGATTTTATGGTACCTAATAGTGTTTTATTCTTTAAAAGGTATTAAAGATAAAGACTTTTTTGAAGAGCTAATAAAATATATGTTAATAGCAGCTACTTTTGTAGCGCTATTTGGTATAGTTCAATATATCTTTGCCTTTGAAACACCTGCTAATTGGATTGATAGAGATATGGAAAATATCAGAACAAGAGTGTTTTCTACAATTGGTAACCCCAATGCATTAGGTGGTTACATGATTATGTTTATTCCGTTAGCTATGAGCCTTTTTTTACGTAGGGGTGGTTCTTTACTTAATCGTAGTTTATATTTAATTATTAGTATAATTATGGGGCTAACACTTATATTTACATTTTCACGAGGGGCTTGGATTGGTTTATTAGTAGGTTTGGGATTATTATTAGTACTTAAAGATAAACGGTTTATCATTTTATTTGTAGTAGCTTTGGTAGCTATGCCTTTTATTCTTCCGGAAACTGTAACAGGACGATTGTTTCATGCGTTTAGCCCAGAGTATTTAGCACGAAGTGCTGAAGCAGGACGCTTATATTACTGGAAAGAGGCATTTTTACGTATGTTAGACAACCCAATCTTTGGAACAGGCATTGGTTCTTTTGGTGACACAGTAGCTATTCGCCATGATATGCCAGGTGCTGTTTGGGTAGATAATCACTACTTGAAACTAGGTGCAGAGCTTGGAATAACTGGACTTGGTATTTTTTTATGGTTGGTAATAAGTATATTTAAACAAGCCTATAAAAATTTAAAAAGATTAACAGATCCTTTTGCAATAGACCTTACTAAGGGTATAATCGCTGGTCTTTTTGCTGTCATTATTCAAAATGGAACTGCAAGTATTTTTGAAGTTTTAGTTGTAGGTAGTTATTTTTGGATTTTAGTTGGGGTCCTTTATGCTATACCGTTAATCTATCAAGGTGATCTAGCCTCAGATAAGGGGGAGGAGATGTAA